The following is a genomic window from Vibrio cyclitrophicus.
TATCGAAGCACTTGTTGTTATCGGTGGTGACGGCTCTTACATGGGCGCTAAGAAACTGACTGAGATGGGTTACCCATGTATCGGTCTTCCAGGTACTATCGACAACGATATCGCAGGTACTGATTACACAATCGGTTACCTAACAGCGCTTAACACTGTTATCGACTCAATTGACCGTCTACGTGACACGTCTTCTTCTCACCAACGTATTTCTATTGTTGAAATCATGGGCCGTCACTGTGGTGACCTTACGCTTATGTCAGCAATTGCAGGTGGTTGTGAATACATCATCACTCCTGAGACTGGCTTAGATAAAGATCAGCTGATCAGCAATATCCAAGATGGTATTGCGAAAGGTAAGAAGCACGCAATCATCGCTCTAACAGAGCTTATGATGGACGCGAACGAACTTGCGAAAGAGATCGAAGCTTCAACAGGTCGTGAAACTCGTGCAACGGTTCTTGGTCACATCCAACGTGGTGGTCGCCCGACTGCATTTGACCGTGTACTGGCTTCTCGCATGGGTAACTACGCAGTTCACCTTCTTCAAGAAGGCCACGGTGGTCGTTGTGTTGGTATTGAGAAAGAAGCGCTTGTTCACCACGACATCATCGACTGT
Proteins encoded in this region:
- the pfkA gene encoding 6-phosphofructokinase encodes the protein MIKKIGVLTSGGDAPGMNAAVRGVVRTALSVGIEVYGIYDGYQGLVEDRIEKLDRSSVSDVINRGGTFLGSARFPEFKDVAVREKGIENLKKHGIEALVVIGGDGSYMGAKKLTEMGYPCIGLPGTIDNDIAGTDYTIGYLTALNTVIDSIDRLRDTSSSHQRISIVEIMGRHCGDLTLMSAIAGGCEYIITPETGLDKDQLISNIQDGIAKGKKHAIIALTELMMDANELAKEIEASTGRETRATVLGHIQRGGRPTAFDRVLASRMGNYAVHLLQEGHGGRCVGIEKEALVHHDIIDCIENMQNPDRSELFRVAEELF